The region ATCATAAGGTTCAGAGGATGAAATATAAGTTGGAGTGATGAAGTGTTTATGAGCTTCACCAGAATAAGTAAACTTAAGTGAGAAAACCTCAGAAATTGGTTTAGCGTCCAAAGGAGGTAACATCCAACATGCAAATTGAGGACACAAAAATTTGTAACTTGTGATGAGATTGACTcaagaaagtaaaaatattCCTATATATGCATAAAGAAAAGCACTGCTTCAAGAGCCTAACATAAGACTAACATAAGACAAATAAGAGACAATCACCTATGTGATCACCTAAATTTCACAATTGGAGAGCAAGTCACCAAATGTCAAGAAACTCGCATTCGACAACAGTTATTGCTGATTAACACACAGATATCTATCACATTCCATCAATTAAACATTAACCACAATAGTCCACCAAaactaattcaaaataaaatcatgtaatCAATCTAAAATTCAACTAAGCTTATCACGGTAAACAGTACCCAGCTTAgtaaaaaaatcacaacttttCATACCTCTGAACATTGAGCATGGTCCTAGCCTCATTCTGCTGGTCCAGCAGTGCATTGCTCACATACATATTCAGGAGCTCCTCCTTCCTCTTCTCCACAATCCTCCGCTCAATCTCCTTCTCATCTGGCAATGGCACGTGTACCACAAACTCATGCTCCTTACCTCGCTCCATTTCCTCCTTCTCCCTCTCAAttctcctctcctcctccaccacGTCCTCCTCCCCCTCAAACAGGATCTCAGAAGCCACCGGCCGCACCGCAGCCACCTCCCCGCTCTTCACCGCCCTCCTTGCCTCCTTCCTGATTTCATCCATCCTCTTCCACTCCGCCACAGCCTCCGCCCTCATCTCCCTCTCTGCCGGCCCCTCCGCCCGCTGTAGTATCCCATCCTCGTCGTCCCGGTACCCATAGTAGCTCGCATCAATACGCTTATAGATATCATACCTGGTTCTCCGCTTTCTAATTTCAGGGGGCTTCTCAAAGAGCTCGCGCACGCCAGGAAGCTTCTTGGCAGCGCCGAAGTAGCGATACCCAGGGCCACGGCCACTAGGGTTAGGCACATCGATGATGTTTCCCTCAAGATCCGTCATCTTAGCGGAATGGCGCGAGTAATTAGGGCCACCAAGTTCCACAATCCGACGTTCCCAGTGAGCACGCTCGCGGAGGAGCTTGTTAATCTCATCGTTGAGGTCACGAAGCCGGTGTTCACCAAGACCCTCATTTTGAATCTCGGCCACCTTGACGCCAATCTCGCGAAGGATCTCTCCTCGCCACCGATCAGCCTCAGCGAGGTCCCGGCACTCGGACGCGAGATACGGCCGGCGCTCTTTAGGCTTCCGCTTCTCCTCATTCTTCATCGCGATGAAGCGATTCAGCATCGACTGCGCCTTCTCCTCGTTCCTCGCCatctcttcctctctctctctctctctctctctctctcgaagTGGAACGAAACCCTAGCggcgaagaagaagacgaagaaggaaACCCTCGAAAGCGAAAAAggaatacttaaaaaaataataagtgtTATTTATAGTAACTGTTTCCTCTCTCTAATGAAATTGACAATAATACCCCTACTCAGATACTCAATCGACACCATTAGATCAACCCATGATTCGACCTACGATCAAGAAGGTCAAGAAGTAATTTGAGTATAGATCTAGGGGTAGTTTTGTAAGAAGAGACCAAATGGTGCCCTTTCTTACAAAATGACTGTGAGTTCCTAGTCCTGAGTCCCAATCTCTCcgaactcttcttcttcttcttcttcttcttcgtttctGGTTCGCCTGCGCGCCCTCGTCGTCGCCCGGCCGGCTTCGCTTGGGAGCGCTTG is a window of Dioscorea cayenensis subsp. rotundata cultivar TDr96_F1 chromosome 5, TDr96_F1_v2_PseudoChromosome.rev07_lg8_w22 25.fasta, whole genome shotgun sequence DNA encoding:
- the LOC120260801 gene encoding pre-mRNA-splicing factor ISY1 homolog: MARNEEKAQSMLNRFIAMKNEEKRKPKERRPYLASECRDLAEADRWRGEILREIGVKVAEIQNEGLGEHRLRDLNDEINKLLRERAHWERRIVELGGPNYSRHSAKMTDLEGNIIDVPNPSGRGPGYRYFGAAKKLPGVRELFEKPPEIRKRRTRYDIYKRIDASYYGYRDDEDGILQRAEGPAEREMRAEAVAEWKRMDEIRKEARRAVKSGEVAAVRPVASEILFEGEEDVVEEERRIEREKEEMERGKEHEFVVHVPLPDEKEIERRIVEKRKEELLNMYVSNALLDQQNEARTMLNVQR